From one Nitrospira sp. genomic stretch:
- the msrA gene encoding peptide-methionine (S)-S-oxide reductase MsrA has protein sequence MITQRRFLALAIGLMVWTILATVPLVETSGASSSAKAYFAGGCFWCMEEAFEKVEGVVSVVSGYMGGTMVNPTYEEVSAGRTGHAESVEVTYDPTRVMYQKLLDAFWHNVDPLTPNAQFCDHGTQYRSAIFYSTEDEKRLAEESKAALEQAKKFPVPIATQLTSASTFYPAEDYHQDYYKKNPLRYKYYKYGCGRANRLEALWGKP, from the coding sequence ATGATAACTCAACGGCGGTTCCTGGCTCTGGCAATCGGTCTCATGGTATGGACAATTCTGGCAACCGTCCCACTTGTCGAAACGTCAGGTGCATCCTCAAGCGCCAAGGCGTATTTTGCCGGTGGATGTTTCTGGTGTATGGAGGAAGCGTTTGAAAAGGTGGAAGGGGTGGTCAGCGTGGTCTCCGGGTATATGGGTGGCACCATGGTCAACCCGACCTATGAGGAAGTGTCCGCCGGACGCACAGGCCATGCGGAGTCGGTGGAAGTCACCTATGACCCCACAAGAGTCATGTATCAAAAGCTCCTCGATGCCTTTTGGCACAATGTGGATCCGCTGACACCCAACGCGCAGTTTTGCGATCATGGAACCCAGTACCGATCCGCCATCTTCTATTCCACCGAGGACGAAAAGCGACTAGCGGAAGAATCCAAAGCTGCACTTGAGCAGGCCAAGAAATTTCCGGTACCAATCGCGACGCAGCTGACCTCTGCATCGACCTTCTATCCCGCTGAAGACTATCACCAGGATTACTACAAGAAGAATCCGCTCCGATATAAGTACTACAAATATGGATGCGGACGAGCCAACCGGTTGGAAGCTCTGTGGGGGAAGCCGTAG